One Archocentrus centrarchus isolate MPI-CPG fArcCen1 chromosome 14, fArcCen1, whole genome shotgun sequence DNA window includes the following coding sequences:
- the serpinf2a gene encoding alpha-2-antiplasmin, producing MKLYLLLLLCLCRLGVTEEPSPAPTYFSSIAEDNEQMETEADSCGETFSPEAHRAIGEATEQLGLQLLENLPVSPQQPNIILSPLSIAFALGQLTLGARNETEKLLLKTLHARGLACYHHALGSLVPHFSHTSLEVAARMYLRPGFKVKSSFVEDSLARYQSQPVPLVSVEEVNQWVENVTNGHIPNFLESIPHDVVLMLMNAVYFKGQWQTQFDPQATSKGEFYLDSQNFVSVDMMKSAQYPLRLMYDAKLEAQVASFPFKGNTSFLIILPRGNLSSVLPKLNISDLYRSLPQEKPMQVNLPKVKLQYHQELQAALTNMGLGSLFSGPDLSGISDQPLTVTGVRHASTIELSEEGVEASATTVVTSMRSVSFFSVNSPFLFALVDDASLAPLFMGIVTNPAPDNSMPNDDPHSNSIKSTPGDCHKKRHGSQTEQSSKPGEGNGNGTIDFPEFLSS from the exons ATGAAGCTCTATCTTCTTCTCTTGCTTTGTCTCTGCCGCCTGGGAGTGACT GAGGAGCCCAGCCCAGCACCTACTTATTTCTCCAGTATTGCAGAAGACAACGAGCAGATGGAGACAGAGGCTGACAGCTGTGGAGAAACATTCAGCCCTGAGGCGCACAGGGCAATAGGAGAGGCCACTGAGCAACTGGGTTTACAGCTCCTGGAAAATCTTCCTGTCAGTCCACAACAGCCCAACATCATCCTCTCACCACTCAGCATCGCTTTTGCCCTTGGTCAACTCACCTTAG GTGCTCGCAATGAGACAGAGAAGCTGCTACTAAAGACCCTTCATGCTCGTGGTCTAGCGTGTTACCATCATGCACTCGGAAGCCTGGTACCTCATTTCAGCCACACATCATTGGAGGTAGCAGCACGCATGTACCTGAGGCCAG GATTTAAAGTGAAGTCATCATTTGTTGAAGACTCTCTGGCCAG gtacCAATCACAGCCCGTtcctttggtctctgtggaggAGGTCAACCAATGGGTTGAGAACGTTACCAATGGACACATCCCCAACTTCTTAGAAAGTATTCCACATGACGTGGTGCTCATGCTCATGAATGCTGTATACTTCAAAG GTCAGTGGCAAACACAGTTTGACCCCCAAGCGACCTCTAAGGGAGAGTTTTACCTGGACAGTCAGAACTTTGTGTCAGTGGACATGATGAAATCTGCCCAGTACCCTTTACGCCTGATGTATGATGCCAAACTGGAGGCACAG GTTGCCAGTTTTCCCTTCAAGGGAAACACCAGCTTCTTAATCATCCTGCCCAGAGGAAACCTGTCGTCAGTGCTTCCCAAACTGAACATCTCCGACCTCTACAGATCTCTACCTCAGGAGAAACCAATGCAGGTGAACTTGCCCAAAGTGAAGTTGCAGTACCATCAGGAGCTCCAGGCGGCGCTCACAAACATGG gcCTTGGCTCTCTGTTTTCTGGTCCTGACCTTTCTGGGATATCGGACCAGCCCCTGACGGTGACCGGCGTCCGCCACGCCAGCACCATAGAACTCAGCGAAGAAGGCGTTGAGGCATCCGCCACGACCGTTGTAACCTCCATGCGCTCAGTCtcctttttctctgtaaactccccttttctttttgcCCTCGTCGACGATGCCTCCCTGGCCCCCCTCTTCATGGGCATTGTCACAAACCCCGCCCCTGACAACTCCATGCCGAATGACGATCCCCATAGCAACAGCATCAAGAGCACCCCCGGTGACTGTCACAAAAAGAGACACGGATCTCAAACTGAGCAGAGCAGCAAGCCGGGAGAGGGCAATGGCAATGGCACTATTGACTTCCCTGAATTTCTTTCAAGCTAA